The DNA window TGTGGGCTGATGCAACCTTGTAACCCGGGACCCGTTAGCAGTACCTTATGGATACGGGATCCATAGAATAAAGggaaacaaacaagcacAAGTATATAAAGCGGCCCACATCCGAATTAAAATGCCCAATGCCCAATACTGGCACGGCCATGTCCGTGCTTCGATAGTCTGACAGCCAAACGTGCCGAGGCACAGATCGGCCAACCGCGAGATATACAAGGCAGACGCATTGCTGCCTTTcgagaaataaaagaatttttttttaaataaaaatccAAATCCACTTTTTGGCTGCCGCCAGATCTGTCTTCTAGATAGGCCTATACAGAAAAGCCGGCCCGACGCCAatttgcttggcttttttactttcttatttttttttctcggcTTCTACcgagaagaggaaatctTTGTCTCTGTTTCCCATGTGAAACACACCTTAGCTTgtgattttttctttctttctcggcCGAGTCTCGCCTCACTGTGGGACTGCCAAACGTCAGTTTCACCGAGACTTTCTCGTATTATCCACTACggcatcatttttttttgctcaCATTCGTCTCGCTCAAGTGGTCCAATTAAACACGCCACCCCCGTCCCATGAGCTTAAAAAATTCCACACCGGAGCAGGAGCATGGCTTTGTTCTAGAAGAACAAAAATCACAGGCTGTGCCGAGGctcgtgttttttttttttgctagAGTTGATGACATTCAACAGTTTCTGTTTCTTATTCTACAAATATGTTGAGACTCTGAACGCCGCGCCAATTAGACGCCGCCAAGTGTAGGATTTTCTCTCAATCAATGGCTTGTGATTTCTGATTCTATCGTTTTGCGTGTCATCTGCCAATCCAGATTTAAATACCAACTTGTCCAAATACGAAAATATCGCTAGAAGCGAGGTATCAGCAGCATCTACGGTGTACATCAAATCACATGGAGTCGGTGAGCCTAGGTAAGACGGCATAGGCATATGCAAGTATCATTGTAGAATCAAGACGGTCGGGATTCACTTCACTTTCGCCCGAGGGTCCGTTCGACGCAGGGCCCGTGATGTTTGCCTTGGCTATAGTTTTGTTGGACTATTGAATGGCATCATTCATATCGAGTTATGGCTGCTTCTAAATGACGACTACATTACCAAAATACGCTAGCGTATAACATTCCTGCTTGAAGTAAATAGGCAAAATGAACCTCACTTCTAATAACAATTTCACAAGTTCCAATAGTACAGGTATCAGTTAGCCTGCCTGCTGTCAAGGACATCCCGTCTTCGCAAAAGCGCCGTTACTCTATAGAGACAACTAAACAAAAACCAAAAGTGTCTAATGCAACGTAGCCTGTATAAAGTGCGGACGGGTATTATCAACCTCTCTTTTGCAAGTTACGCATCGCTAATGCCTCCCCATTCGTCCTCACTGCCTGATCCAGAATCCGACGAtgcatcctcttcctcctcaccttcaccttcttcctcatcccCCTTCCCTTCATCCACTCCACGGAGCGAAACAGCCACCCCCGTGGACTTGAGCACCGGCATCCCAACAACATCCCGCAAAATCcgcccatcatcgtcgcGGAGATATGGACCCTCCCCCTCATTATCCCCGTCGGCGTCAACAGAAACCTCCAATGCATCGTTGTCATTGCCGTCAGTCGAATCCCGCACAAACCCGGCAACAAAGAAGCCCATCACCCCTCTGCCATCCCCCCTTATACGACCGTATGCATGCGTCGGCAACAATCTCGTCGCCCTCCGCGGCCTCGACCACTCCCCGGACGGGCCAGTCTCTCATTCCGCTTACCTGGTCTTCTCGCCGTAAGATGCGCCATCCTTTCGCTTTGGCAATGTCCGATGCCAGGGCTCGAATGACTACTCTTTCATTCTCTTGTGAGTGAATTGAGCATGTAGAGTAAGTAATCTTTTTAGCTCGAGGGAAGCGGAACGCATGTTGCAGCAGCGTCAGTTGAAAGGCAGACAGAGCCTCAAGGCGAGCTTCCAGATCCTTTTCCGACTTGACGACCGTCTCATTTCCGTCGTCATCCACCAAAACGTTCTGCGCACCTTGTTCGATTTCATCGtggctcctcttcttcttattcgcATTAGCTGCGCTCGGCTTTCCCTTGCCACCGCCACGGCCATCTGCCAGCGGATCGGGGAGGTGTAACTCGGGCATCGAATCGCGACCTACGATGCCACTGCCCGAACAGCTCGGATCCAGCAGTAGAGCTCCCACATCCTTGTAGTTTTCAGCCATGGGGTCGACCTGCAGAAAATCCTGCCCAAATCCTATGCGCGTAACGTCCTTTGATCCCGCAATCTTgaccatcttctccagcgtctGGGCTCTTCTCGAATCCTTCTCAAACGCATAAATCGTCTGCGGCGCATCTTCAAACCCAGGCCGATGTTGGTGAATAATGGCAGCCAGATGCGTAGTCTTGTTTCCCGGGGCCGAACAGGCGTCGATGACATCTCCATCCTCAGACCGTGGATCCAGCAGATAGGCCGGGAAGCATGACGCCTTGTCTTGTAGAATAATCTTCCCCGACGTGTACGCTTCCACCTTTGCAAACTCCATCCCCGCAGAAATAGCAAGCAGATTCGGCACATGAGGGTCAATGTAAATATGCCTGCCAGACTTTGTAACAATGTCCTGTATGCTCTCGGCTCTGGTGTGTTTTGAAAAGGTCGtctccagctgctcttcCACGCTGCTCTTGAGGGCGTTGACACGCACCCACCGCGGGTaattggcttcttctccagcagccgctcTTTCAACCTGTTCTCTCAAAGCGTCTATTGTCGGGGCCTTTCTTCTTAGCCTCGCCAGCGTCAGTTCTGAACTCAGCCGTCCCTTGTGACGCTCAATGCATGCCCTCAGTCCATGGCTTTGCGGCAGCGCAATCCCTTTCTTCGCGAGCAGTAAATCATGTACCAGCAGTAAAGCTAACGTAGGCGTGAGCTACATGATGAAACggtaagaagaaaagagtcaGCACTCACAGGCTCACTCTGCGGTATTATACAGAAACTCATATTACCTTTCGCTCCAACTTTAAAAGCTCAGTCTTTTCAATAACCTCCTTCAATACCAGACTCCATTTTGCACTCTCTAGCACGAGAGCATATAGCTGTCCCGGTGGCGCTTTGCCATTCTTTTTGCCAAACACTCGCGATTTCAAGCTTCCGCTGGAgtttgatgacgaagacAGGATTTCTGCTGCCTCGTGGTAAAGAGACATTGTATCAGGAATTATATCTAGTAATCAATGTAAGATATAGATTGAGAAGAGGTTTGAAAAAGAAGTATAAAgtgaaaaataaaatattgCCGTGAGATGGGAGAGCTTGTTGTGAGAGAATGAAAATATGGAATTAGCCGAAGTTCAGCCGCCATCCGATAACCTGAGAGTCAACATACACGCACTAGCTCCATTTACACTTACACGGGCACTTACACGGGCACTTACACGGGCACTTACACACTCAACACTCGCAAATATTCACCTCCAATGCCTGCTCTGGGCACTGGTCTTATCAAATCACCTCATATTTACTTGTTAAACTCGCTcataaactttttatttagaCTCTATAAGACCCAGTCATTCATAGACCTCGATTGATAAATGCTTGAAAATTCCCTCGCGGGAGGCCCCTTGACTGATCTGACAGATACAAGGGAAACCAAGAAACGTAAAATATGTTACCAAAAATACACACGTGAGAATCGAAGTATCCAACAATCACCCCGAGTTCAACAGATATCATTCCCGCTGCTGACTCGGTACCTTTACCCAAAGATCCCGCTACCATAAATCCACGGAAATTTCACCTATGCAATGCTCAAAATACTCCAGAGCACTCGGCTCATATAAATCCTAGAATCCTAAATGTGCCAAGATAGCGCAAAAAACACCTTAGACGCGGCGGGCGCGGTGACGGTGGGCGTGCTGCTCAGCGCGGCGAGACTTGGCAGCGGTCAGGCTGACGGAGCCGGTCTTGCTGTAGACGCTGATGGCCCAGCTTCCACCGCAAACCTCGCTGGCGGCACCCTCGCAAGCGGTGGCGCACTGAGACTCGGCGAGCTTGGAAGAGCCGACGAGCTCGTTGCCACAGTAGCACTGGCCACCGTACTCGGTAGCGGCAACAGAGAAGCCCTTCTTGACGCAGTTGGCAACGCACTTCTCGTTGGTCATGGGGCCAAGGTTAGGCAGGATATCACCGGTCAGAACACGGCCAATGTTGTCCTGGTAGCAGCCGGCGTAGGTGTATCCACCGACGGCAGCAGAGTTACCCTTGGTAGCAACGGAAGTGGCAGTAGGGGCAGAGCCAGCAGTGACTGTAAGGGTCTCAGTAACGGTGTGGACGTTGGCGGCACTGCACTGCTCGCCActgccggcggcggcaccgccagcagcaggcaggGAAGTAGCAGGAGGGTTGGACTCACTGGTCTTGgagccagcgccagcagcagccttggaggAAGAGACAGGCTGGGCGGCGTTGACGACGTTgctggtagcagcagcagcaggcttggAAGAGCTTGCAGGCTTGGAACCGGTAGcgccagaagagccagaggaGGAACCAGAGGAAGCATTAttggtggaggtggaggtggaAGAACCAGAGCCCATGGCGGGAGCCTCGTTACCAAAGGTGAAGCCGCTGAGGGGGTTGTTACCAGGCAGAGCAGTGAGGTTGCCGGTGATGACCTCGTTGACCAGAGGAGGAATGGTGCATTCGCCGCTGTTCAGGCCGTAGGGCAGGTCAGGGCACTGGTCCATACCAGAGTCACCGGCATCACAAGTGTCGATGATGTGCTGGAGGACATCCTCATCCCAGGCAGCCATGAAGTCGGCGTGGCCACTGTAGCCAGTAACGTCACcgttggagaagacgaaagGCTGGGTGCCCTGGTTGGGGGTCCAGCGGCTGGCAAAGGGCTGGGTGTCCATGTAGGCCTCGAAGAAGATGTGAGGAGTGTGAATCCAGCCAGCAGGGCAGTCGGCCTTGCCATTTCCAGCATCGGTGGGGAAAGCAGTGTTGGTCTTGTAGTTGGTCAGGCCGGCGGCGGGGTTGTAGCAGGAGGGGAAGTGAATGTCCAGACGGAGAGGAGAGTACAGGCCGTCGCAGTTGACGTCGGGGaaaccagctccagcgccctGGTTGTTGGGGTCGACCATGCCAGCCTTGGAACCGTCAGATCCGGCGGGATAGGAGGGAGGGTTGTAGGAGGATCGAGGGCAGGTGAACTGGATCGGCTGGACAGGGCCCTTGGAGGGGTCCAGCTGagagccaccgccgccagacGGGGCGACACGGGTCATGGCATTGCCAGAGACCATCTGCAGGCCCGTGGGGAAGGCCTTGATGTCGTCGTTGGTGGCCTCGAAGAAGTAGTAGACGTTGGTGTAGTAGACGTCGACAGACTCCAGGAGACCGGTCTTGGGGTCATTGAAGTACAGAGTCGGGTACCAGTAGTTGGAGAAGTCACCCTTGACCAGAGCGGTACTGCAGTTGGACTTGAGCAGGTCCTGGCcggtggaggagaagccaAAGTTGCTGCCTCCGAGGACGTTGTGGACGTGTCCAGAAGGACCGCCGGGCTGGACAATGGGATCAGCACGAGTGGTGACCAAGCCCTTGTTGGTGAATCGCAGAACAGCAAAGGTTCGGCTgtccttggcagccatggcagcgccAGTCAGGGCGGCAGCGCCCGCGAGAGTAGAGAACTTCAtgttggaagagaagacggtTTGTAGGATGCAGAATCGAGAGATGCTTTCGACGAGCGGTTTGAGATGGTCGCTAGGACGGTTGTAAATAAATGCAACGGTGATACCTGGCCACCTTTGAAAAGAATGTGTATGTTATATGTGAGCCACGAAGGAATGTCGAATGTCGTTCGTGGTGAAAGAATGGATGATACAAAGAAcgtaaaagaagaaaaagaatgcaATGTATCGAAAATGCTTAAAGGAGAGGAAGTGCCCAGCAACTTGAAAGATGAAGCggcctggagaaggaaaagaagaagagactggaAAAGGACCCGGCGGCCTTGGagatatataagaaaaaaaaagtaagcgACAGGGAGAGAAGGTGAGGCATCTTGGATATGGACGATTGAGGGTATACGGGTGGGGTCGAAGGAGTTCGTGCCTTGCCTGTGCCTGTCCAGGTTCCTGAACAGGCATGGACAGGGGGGACCCTGCGAATGCCGCTTGTGGCCAGCGCTTGTGGTGGGTGGATGCACAGAATGCGGCGCCCATGTCCCTGAGAGCCCCTGGCGCCAGCGAGCCGGGCATGCCACCAGCACACGcaggtacctgtacttgGGTGAGGGACTGCCAACAGCAGAGGGAGCTGTCCAGGAGGCAGAGAGCCAGGTTGGGCCCTGTGCTGGGATCCATGCGTAAATGAGAAATAGATTAAAAACAATAAAACAGGATTGGTGCAATTATATTGCTCCCAAATAGGCACTGCCCAAGTCATCACACTTGCCACGGCCAGctagaagaagcagaggTGGAAAAGACGGCTGTGAATACCTCAGGCAACTTGCAGCCACAATGCCGGCATGCGGAAAATGAATCGTGCATCCGAGTGAATGAATGCTAACAAACAGCCAGACACTAATGTATCAGTACACGAATACGCTCTGTTTACCCCTCTCTTTCAGACACGCTGAGGTGAATGTGAGCGCACAAGCAAAAAGTCCTGCAGAGTTACACTTGGGAGACACAtgcattcattcattcagtcagtcagtcagtcTTGTTCAGCCAAGTAACTGCCCATCTCGGAGAACACAAGCCACACATGTGCAGAGCAAGTGATATTCCACACACCAAGTGATGGGCATCCGTAAGCACACCAAAAGTCAATATCAATCGCAGCCGGTAGCAAAACACAGAGAAACAAACCCCTTGCTCCTTTCTCATCAGCTAACGCGGCTCTGCCTACAAAGTTTTCTGTTCCTGCATTGGCGTCAGTCCTCCCAGGCCCTAAGCCGCGACGGGGCATAACCAGCCGGCGTGGCGGCGGGGAGCCCCAAGGCCCGCGGCTTGTTTCAACGGCTGCACAGTGGCCTGCAAGTACCTGCTACCCGCCCACCGCgcattgccgcc is part of the Trichoderma atroviride chromosome 1, complete sequence genome and encodes:
- a CDS encoding uncharacterized protein (EggNog:ENOG41) → MKFSTLAGAAALTGAAMAAKDSRTFAVLRFTNKGLVTTRADPIVQPGGPSGHVHNVLGGSNFGFSSTGQDLLKSNCSTALVKGDFSNYWYPTLYFNDPKTGLLESVDVYYTNVYYFFEATNDDIKAFPTGLQMVSGNAMTRVAPSGGGGSQLDPSKGPVQPIQFTCPRSSYNPPSYPAGSDGSKAGMVDPNNQGAGAGFPDVNCDGLYSPLRLDIHFPSCYNPAAGLTNYKTNTAFPTDAGNGKADCPAGWIHTPHIFFEAYMDTQPFASRWTPNQGTQPFVFSNGDVTGYSGHADFMAAWDEDVLQHIIDTCDAGDSGMDQCPDLPYGLNSGECTIPPLVNEVITGNLTALPGNNPLSGFTFGNEAPAMGSGSSTSTSTNNASSGSSSGSSGATGSKPASSSKPAAAATSNVVNAAQPVSSSKAAAGAGSKTITAGSAPTATSVATKGNSAAVGGYTYAGCYQDNIGRVLTGDILPNLGPMTNEKCVANCVKKGFSVAATEYGGQCYCGNELVGSSKLAESQCATACEGAASEVCGGSWAISVYSKTGSVSLTAAKSRRAEQHAHRHRARRV